One Polynucleobacter sp. MWH-Spelu-300-X4 genomic window carries:
- the mutY gene encoding A/G-specific adenine glycosylase → MPKEIKKNALDKNFAKYLIAWQKKDGRHHLPWQINRTAYRVWLSEIMLQQTQVSTVLIRYQEFLKRFPDLRSLAMATVDDVLSEWSGMGYYTRARNLHKCARVVMSEHDGIFPSDPVALEKLPGIGRSTAAAIAVFSYGQRAAILDGNVKRVLARVWGIEADLSKSAETKKLWTHAETLLPKKPDDLVAYTQGLMDFGATFCTQYGPLCLSEKSPKCPFNKDCVAKALGKIEQIPLKVKKVKVIRLDMNWWIAIQKNKVLLEKRPNQGIWAGMWSFPEKFNDVLTKKGQPMQKVSHVLTHRRLTIQPMMLDLNKQKVVIEPNQQWFVFEDALALGVPKPVRTILLNLIQVRDGV, encoded by the coding sequence ATGCCAAAAGAAATAAAAAAAAATGCATTGGATAAAAATTTTGCCAAATACTTAATTGCTTGGCAGAAGAAAGATGGACGGCATCATTTGCCTTGGCAAATCAATCGAACTGCTTATCGTGTTTGGTTGTCTGAGATTATGTTGCAGCAAACTCAAGTTAGTACAGTCCTCATTAGATACCAGGAATTTTTGAAACGCTTTCCTGATTTGCGCTCATTAGCTATGGCTACAGTTGATGATGTTCTCTCGGAGTGGAGTGGCATGGGTTACTACACGAGAGCTAGAAATCTTCATAAGTGCGCGAGAGTTGTCATGAGTGAGCATGATGGTATTTTTCCAAGTGATCCAGTGGCTTTGGAAAAGTTACCAGGAATTGGTCGATCTACAGCTGCTGCAATTGCTGTTTTTTCTTATGGGCAACGTGCTGCAATTCTTGATGGAAATGTTAAAAGAGTTTTGGCGAGAGTTTGGGGTATTGAGGCAGATTTAAGTAAGTCGGCAGAAACAAAAAAATTATGGACGCACGCTGAAACTTTATTACCTAAAAAGCCGGATGATTTAGTTGCTTATACGCAAGGCCTTATGGATTTTGGGGCGACATTTTGTACGCAGTATGGGCCTCTTTGTTTAAGTGAGAAAAGTCCAAAATGTCCTTTTAATAAAGACTGTGTAGCTAAGGCACTTGGCAAGATTGAGCAAATTCCATTAAAGGTAAAAAAAGTTAAGGTCATTCGTCTTGATATGAACTGGTGGATTGCCATTCAGAAAAATAAAGTTTTGCTAGAGAAGAGGCCGAATCAAGGAATTTGGGCAGGGATGTGGTCTTTCCCTGAAAAATTTAATGATGTCTTGACTAAGAAGGGCCAGCCGATGCAGAAGGTTAGCCATGTTCTAACGCATAGACGCTTAACCATTCAGCCCATGATGCTCGATTTAAATAAGCAGAAGGTTGTTATAGAACCTAATCAACAATGGTTTGTTTTTGAAGATGCTCTAGCTTTAGGTGTGCCTAAGCCAGTTAGAACTATTTTGTTGAATTTGATTCAAGTTCGCGATGGCGTTTAA
- the mutM gene encoding bifunctional DNA-formamidopyrimidine glycosylase/DNA-(apurinic or apyrimidinic site) lyase, giving the protein MPELPEVEVTKQGIEPHIQGKKVTAVRIYDGRLRWPVPKNLEKVLLGQKLHQIKRRGKYLLLRFDEGHLIIHLGMTGVLRIMSASDELKKHDRVEIQFGKKFLRLHDPRKFGAVLWSSDEDGEIDHHPLLLKLGVEPFSDDFNELNAGKHLYDHSRKRSVSIKQWLLSGQAVVGVGNIYCSESLFDSGIHPEMAAGRLSSSRAEMLAASVRKILNKAIKAGGSSLKDFVNSDGEPGHFMLQTKVYGRAGLPCVVCKAPIKQIVQGQRSTYFCSICQKK; this is encoded by the coding sequence ATGCCAGAATTGCCAGAAGTTGAAGTTACCAAGCAAGGTATCGAACCCCATATTCAGGGTAAAAAAGTGACCGCCGTACGAATTTATGATGGACGGTTACGTTGGCCTGTCCCCAAGAATTTAGAAAAAGTTCTATTAGGTCAAAAATTACATCAAATAAAGAGACGCGGAAAATATTTACTTTTAAGATTTGATGAGGGGCATCTGATTATTCACTTAGGTATGACGGGTGTTTTGAGAATCATGTCCGCTTCTGATGAATTGAAAAAACACGATAGAGTGGAAATTCAGTTTGGCAAAAAGTTTTTAAGATTGCATGACCCTAGGAAATTTGGAGCGGTTTTGTGGTCAAGTGATGAGGATGGTGAAATTGATCATCATCCTTTGTTGCTTAAATTAGGCGTTGAGCCATTTTCGGATGACTTTAATGAGTTGAATGCCGGAAAACATTTATATGACCATTCTCGTAAGCGATCTGTATCTATTAAGCAATGGCTTTTATCTGGCCAAGCGGTAGTTGGTGTGGGCAACATCTACTGTTCAGAAAGTCTTTTTGATTCAGGTATTCATCCAGAGATGGCAGCAGGCCGGTTGTCATCGTCACGCGCTGAAATGTTAGCTGCTTCTGTTCGGAAAATATTAAATAAAGCGATTAAGGCAGGCGGTAGCAGTTTGAAAGATTTTGTTAATAGCGATGGTGAGCCAGGCCACTTTATGTTGCAAACAAAAGTTTATGGTCGAGCTGGTTTGCCTTGCGTTGTTTGTAAAGCGCCGATTAAGCAAATTGTTCAAGGACAGAGATCTACTTATTTCTGCTCAATATGCCAAAAGAAATAA
- a CDS encoding lipoprotein insertase outer membrane protein LolB, translated as MKKKINVLISGLLLLISVNGWANTRNDLSAEQMFQILASEIGLQRGEAALAYQTYFSLARNSQDPQLAQRAMEIAIAGNAPELALDAAKLWDELSQKGEAKEVLVTLLMINQRWTETVKPATEILQKISPAKKEKQINLWRPLLAKALDEDAALKAFFQILKPSIAQISDAELLYTFSLAAEKGGQFEDMEKTLRKILIKKPNDKNALNALGYSFADRGIHLKEAIALLDKAHKIDPEDAYILDSLAWANYKLGNKQQASEQLQRAFQGKPEAEIGAHLGEVLWASNKKTEAENIWRQSELIDANNKTLKETLKRLWPDRVPAISTTKAPQLWDGRFAIKIGNSNDSKGGSGAFTLTHENQIDILDIRNPLGGALAKITISASNAKLESGDKVFESVDADSLLQNYLGLPLPARGLSKWLNGEARVGAPASIERDELNRTKKMIQDSWVMTFGWSDKNQLKKMELKRDSSMGAIEIRLIFETIDD; from the coding sequence ATGAAGAAAAAAATTAATGTTTTGATAAGCGGTCTATTGCTTCTAATTAGCGTAAATGGCTGGGCCAACACTCGCAATGACTTATCTGCCGAACAAATGTTCCAGATACTAGCTTCAGAGATCGGCCTCCAAAGAGGTGAAGCAGCCTTGGCTTATCAAACCTACTTTAGCTTAGCAAGAAACTCGCAAGATCCTCAGTTAGCGCAAAGAGCCATGGAAATTGCTATTGCAGGTAATGCCCCAGAACTAGCATTAGATGCGGCAAAACTATGGGATGAGCTTAGTCAAAAAGGAGAAGCAAAAGAAGTTTTAGTGACTTTGCTGATGATTAATCAACGTTGGACCGAAACAGTCAAACCGGCAACAGAGATACTTCAAAAAATATCTCCGGCGAAAAAAGAAAAACAAATTAACTTATGGCGCCCTCTACTAGCTAAAGCATTAGATGAAGATGCAGCCCTAAAAGCTTTTTTCCAGATTCTTAAACCTTCCATCGCACAAATTAGCGATGCGGAATTACTCTACACATTTTCATTGGCAGCAGAAAAAGGTGGCCAATTTGAAGATATGGAAAAAACACTGCGAAAAATACTGATCAAAAAACCTAATGATAAAAATGCTTTGAATGCCTTAGGTTATTCCTTTGCGGATAGGGGTATTCATCTTAAAGAAGCCATCGCTTTACTAGATAAGGCCCACAAAATTGACCCTGAAGATGCCTACATTCTTGATAGCTTAGCTTGGGCCAACTACAAATTAGGTAACAAACAACAAGCAAGCGAGCAATTACAACGAGCATTTCAAGGTAAACCCGAAGCTGAAATCGGGGCGCATCTAGGGGAAGTATTATGGGCTTCTAACAAAAAAACTGAGGCTGAAAACATATGGCGTCAATCTGAATTAATTGATGCCAACAATAAAACCCTAAAAGAAACTTTAAAGCGCCTATGGCCAGATAGGGTTCCTGCAATTAGTACAACTAAAGCCCCACAATTATGGGACGGTCGATTTGCCATCAAGATTGGCAACTCAAATGATTCAAAAGGGGGCAGCGGCGCCTTTACGCTAACCCATGAAAACCAAATCGATATTCTCGACATCAGAAATCCACTAGGCGGCGCCTTGGCAAAAATAACCATTAGTGCATCTAATGCAAAACTAGAATCTGGTGATAAAGTTTTTGAATCAGTCGATGCAGATTCATTATTACAAAATTATCTAGGCCTGCCATTACCGGCGCGTGGTCTATCCAAATGGCTAAACGGGGAGGCTAGAGTAGGCGCACCTGCGAGCATAGAGCGCGATGAATTAAATCGCACAAAAAAAATGATCCAAGACAGTTGGGTTATGACATTTGGATGGAGCGATAAAAATCAATTGAAAAAAATGGAATTAAAACGCGACTCAAGCATGGGTGCGATTGAAATACGTTTAATTTTTGAAACTATCGATGACTAA
- the ispE gene encoding 4-(cytidine 5'-diphospho)-2-C-methyl-D-erythritol kinase, which produces MTKKITVSAPAKINRFLHIVGQRNDGYHLLQTVFQLISLTDEITLTSSPSPEINRIDGPANIPPEEDLVVKAARLLQKTTKTNLGCTIKLQKNIPMGAGLGGGSSDAASVLWGLNELWDTQLTRADLMTLGLELGADVPFFLFGQSAFAEGIGEILHPVNLPQTQLLLIYPGVNIPTIDVFKSPNLTRNHPAVTMSDFIGSAHIDQFGSNDCESVVTQKYQEVAEAITWLKQRVPQSNPRMSGSGSSVFATVEANLAKELLNQLPQRWKGFVVRGLNSHPSYNPIS; this is translated from the coding sequence ATGACTAAAAAAATTACAGTTTCTGCCCCAGCAAAAATTAACCGATTCCTCCATATTGTTGGCCAAAGGAATGATGGCTATCATTTGCTTCAAACTGTTTTTCAGTTAATTAGCTTGACTGATGAAATTACGCTCACAAGCTCCCCAAGCCCTGAAATTAACCGAATTGATGGCCCCGCCAATATTCCCCCTGAGGAAGATTTAGTCGTAAAAGCAGCTCGCCTACTTCAAAAAACAACAAAAACAAACCTAGGCTGCACTATTAAATTACAAAAAAATATTCCTATGGGCGCTGGTTTAGGGGGAGGCTCCTCAGATGCGGCTAGTGTTTTATGGGGGCTTAATGAACTTTGGGATACCCAACTAACGCGAGCTGATTTAATGACATTAGGACTTGAGTTGGGTGCAGACGTCCCATTCTTCCTATTTGGTCAAAGTGCATTCGCCGAGGGTATTGGAGAAATACTCCACCCCGTTAACTTGCCCCAAACACAGCTCCTCCTTATTTATCCTGGGGTAAATATCCCAACCATTGATGTCTTTAAATCACCTAATTTGACTAGAAACCACCCAGCCGTTACAATGTCAGACTTCATTGGGTCAGCACACATCGATCAATTCGGTTCCAACGATTGTGAAAGTGTGGTTACTCAGAAATATCAGGAAGTTGCGGAAGCAATTACTTGGCTAAAACAGCGGGTTCCTCAATCGAATCCGCGCATGTCAGGCTCTGGCAGTAGCGTATTTGCTACAGTAGAGGCTAATTTAGCTAAGGAATTACTAAATCAACTACCTCAAAGATGGAAAGGTTTTGTTGTTCGGGGGCTTAATAGCCATCCGTCTTACAATCCAATTTCATAG
- a CDS encoding ribose-phosphate pyrophosphokinase, with the protein MQHETMMVFTGNANPALAKAVADHLKLPLGKAEVGRFSDGEIQVEIQENVRGKHVVVLQSTCAPANDNLMELMIMVDALKRASAGRITAVIPYFGYARQDRRPRSARVAISARLVANMLQQVAGVDRVLTMDLHADQIQGFFDIPVDNIYASPILLSDLQSKKGPDLLVVSPDVGGVVRARALAKQLGCDLAIIDKRRPKANVSEVMHVIGEVDGRHCVIMDDMIDTGGTLCKAAQVLKERGAKSVVAYCTHPVLSGGAVGRIAESALDEVVVTDTIPLNDEAKKLNKIRVLSTAPLLAETLSRISTGDSVMSLFADS; encoded by the coding sequence ATGCAACATGAAACCATGATGGTTTTTACTGGCAACGCTAACCCAGCTTTAGCAAAAGCGGTGGCGGATCATCTCAAACTGCCACTTGGTAAAGCAGAAGTAGGTCGATTCTCCGACGGAGAAATTCAGGTTGAAATTCAGGAAAACGTTAGGGGTAAGCATGTTGTTGTGCTTCAATCAACCTGTGCACCTGCCAATGACAACCTCATGGAACTTATGATCATGGTAGATGCCCTAAAGCGAGCATCTGCAGGACGAATCACGGCAGTGATCCCTTACTTTGGTTACGCAAGACAAGACCGCAGACCAAGATCTGCCCGTGTGGCGATCTCCGCTAGATTGGTTGCAAACATGCTCCAACAAGTAGCCGGTGTTGATCGCGTGCTAACCATGGATCTCCATGCGGATCAAATTCAAGGATTCTTTGATATCCCTGTAGATAACATTTACGCGTCCCCTATTCTTTTAAGCGATCTCCAGTCTAAAAAAGGTCCTGACCTTTTGGTAGTATCCCCAGACGTTGGTGGCGTAGTTCGCGCACGAGCCCTAGCTAAGCAATTAGGCTGTGACTTGGCCATTATTGATAAACGCAGACCAAAAGCTAACGTATCAGAAGTCATGCATGTCATTGGTGAGGTTGATGGTCGCCACTGCGTGATCATGGACGACATGATTGATACGGGCGGCACGCTCTGTAAAGCAGCTCAAGTACTCAAAGAGAGGGGCGCAAAAAGCGTTGTAGCTTACTGTACCCACCCTGTGCTATCAGGTGGTGCCGTTGGTCGTATTGCTGAATCAGCACTTGATGAAGTGGTGGTTACTGACACCATTCCATTAAACGATGAAGCAAAAAAACTTAATAAAATCAGAGTGTTATCAACTGCTCCATTGCTTGCCGAGACCCTTTCTCGAATCAGTACCGGTGACTCAGTGATGTCACTATTTGCCGATTCTTAA
- a CDS encoding 50S ribosomal protein L25/general stress protein Ctc produces MKVVAYERSVQGTGASRRLRNAGKTPGIIYGGNETPQAIELDHNALFHALRKEAFHSSILDIEVAGKSQKALLRDYQMHPFKPLVLHIDFQRVDANQKIHVKVPLHFVNAEIAPAVKLGGAIVSHIATEIEVSCLPSDLPEFIQVDLSKIEVGHSVHVKDISLPKGLSLVPHLEHENPVVANARVPAVKAEPTAEAAPAAEAPKEEKK; encoded by the coding sequence ATGAAAGTTGTCGCTTACGAACGTAGCGTACAGGGAACGGGTGCGAGCCGCCGCCTGCGCAATGCCGGTAAAACGCCTGGCATTATCTATGGTGGAAATGAAACCCCTCAAGCTATTGAATTAGATCACAATGCCCTTTTCCATGCTTTACGCAAAGAGGCATTCCACTCATCTATTCTAGATATTGAAGTTGCTGGTAAAAGCCAAAAAGCTTTGCTACGTGACTATCAAATGCACCCTTTTAAACCGTTGGTATTGCACATCGACTTCCAACGCGTTGACGCTAACCAAAAGATTCACGTAAAAGTGCCTTTGCACTTTGTAAATGCTGAAATAGCGCCTGCAGTTAAATTAGGTGGCGCGATTGTTAGCCACATTGCTACAGAAATCGAAGTGAGCTGCTTACCTTCAGACTTGCCAGAGTTCATTCAAGTTGACTTGAGCAAGATTGAAGTGGGTCACTCTGTTCACGTTAAAGATATCTCATTACCAAAAGGTCTTTCTTTGGTACCGCATCTTGAACATGAAAACCCAGTGGTTGCTAATGCACGTGTTCCAGCTGTTAAAGCTGAACCTACTGCAGAAGCAGCACCAGCGGCCGAAGCTCCTAAAGAAGAAAAGAAATAA
- the pth gene encoding aminoacyl-tRNA hydrolase — MFKLIVGLGNPGTKHEKDRHNAGFWLVDELARLYGGQWQEEPKFFAQVAKIKLGGIDAWLVKPNTFMNRSGQAVAAVCRFHKITAKEMLVVHDELDLKPGVARLKWAGGLGGHNGLKDISAHLSTNDYWRLRLGIGHPRDAESEKKNLDVADYVLKKPRLEEQIDIDRAISCFLSNMPKIIAGDMPGATMALHSNT, encoded by the coding sequence ATGTTTAAGTTAATTGTTGGCCTAGGTAACCCAGGCACCAAACATGAAAAGGATCGCCACAACGCGGGATTTTGGCTAGTGGATGAGCTTGCTCGACTATATGGCGGTCAGTGGCAAGAAGAACCTAAATTCTTTGCTCAAGTCGCCAAAATCAAACTTGGCGGAATAGACGCCTGGTTAGTCAAACCTAATACCTTTATGAATAGAAGTGGACAAGCCGTTGCTGCTGTTTGTAGGTTTCATAAGATTACCGCTAAAGAAATGCTCGTCGTTCATGATGAGCTTGATTTAAAACCTGGCGTGGCAAGGTTGAAATGGGCTGGTGGTCTAGGTGGCCACAATGGCTTGAAAGATATCAGCGCACATTTGAGTACGAATGATTATTGGCGCCTTCGACTTGGCATTGGCCACCCACGTGATGCTGAAAGCGAAAAAAAGAATCTAGATGTGGCGGACTATGTATTAAAAAAACCGCGCCTAGAAGAACAAATTGATATTGATCGCGCGATTTCTTGCTTCTTAAGCAATATGCCAAAAATTATTGCTGGTGATATGCCCGGCGCAACGATGGCCCTACACAGCAACACTTAA
- a CDS encoding YfhL family 4Fe-4S dicluster ferredoxin, whose product MALMITDECINCDVCEPECPNDAISMGLAIYEIDAHKCTECVGHYDVPQCREVCPVDCIPLNPEYVESQDQLMAKYHQLTNKKIKIS is encoded by the coding sequence ATGGCATTAATGATTACCGATGAATGCATCAATTGTGATGTGTGCGAGCCAGAGTGCCCTAATGACGCCATTTCAATGGGACTGGCAATTTATGAGATAGATGCTCATAAATGCACGGAGTGTGTTGGTCACTATGATGTGCCTCAGTGCAGAGAAGTTTGTCCGGTTGACTGTATCCCGCTTAATCCTGAGTATGTGGAAAGCCAAGATCAGCTAATGGCTAAGTACCATCAGCTAACTAATAAAAAAATAAAAATTTCTTAA
- the coaD gene encoding pantetheine-phosphate adenylyltransferase, whose translation MAIAVYPGTFDPFTRGHEDLVRRASSIFDEVVVGIADSKNKKPIFNLEERLEIAKEVLGHYPNVRVEGFSGLLKDFVRKNNARVIVRGLRAVSDFEYEFQMAGMNRYLLPDVETLFLTPSDQYQFISGTFVREIALLGGDVSKFVFPSVEKWLAKKI comes from the coding sequence ATGGCAATTGCAGTATATCCAGGAACATTTGATCCATTTACACGTGGCCATGAAGATTTGGTTCGTAGAGCATCCTCTATTTTTGATGAGGTGGTTGTGGGTATTGCTGATAGTAAAAATAAAAAACCAATCTTTAATTTAGAAGAGCGCTTAGAGATTGCTAAAGAAGTTTTGGGGCATTATCCAAATGTTCGTGTTGAAGGATTTAGCGGTTTATTGAAAGATTTCGTTCGAAAAAATAATGCGAGAGTCATCGTGCGTGGTTTGCGCGCAGTTTCCGATTTCGAGTATGAGTTTCAAATGGCTGGTATGAACCGTTATCTTTTACCGGATGTTGAAACTTTATTTTTAACCCCATCTGATCAATACCAATTTATTTCTGGCACATTTGTGCGTGAGATTGCATTATTGGGCGGGGATGTTAGCAAGTTTGTTTTCCCATCTGTGGAAAAGTGGTTGGCAAAAAAGATCTGA
- the rsmD gene encoding 16S rRNA (guanine(966)-N(2))-methyltransferase RsmD produces the protein MSAGKVRIIGGHWRGRLVKVTDLQGLRPTSDRVRETLFNWLGQRLDGLICLDMFSGTGALGFEALSRGAKQVTMVELNKIAFSELKNNFTQFKDASELGCVEMIQADAITYGEKLPTDSVDITFIDPPFSNESLFLSALTQAVRFTRKEIQSAIYVEHPKTVFPENLLAEIPKYGDLWMVGRTIRAGVANGTLLVPKKI, from the coding sequence ATGAGCGCGGGCAAGGTAAGAATTATTGGCGGGCATTGGCGGGGGCGTTTAGTTAAGGTCACCGATTTGCAAGGACTTAGACCAACCTCTGATCGTGTTAGAGAAACTCTTTTTAATTGGTTGGGACAACGATTAGATGGTTTAATTTGTTTAGATATGTTTTCTGGAACAGGGGCTCTTGGCTTTGAGGCTCTTTCTAGAGGCGCTAAACAAGTAACGATGGTCGAATTAAATAAGATAGCCTTTAGTGAATTAAAAAATAATTTCACGCAATTTAAAGATGCTTCAGAGTTGGGGTGCGTGGAAATGATTCAAGCAGATGCCATTACTTATGGTGAAAAATTACCAACTGATAGCGTCGACATTACATTTATTGATCCGCCTTTTTCAAATGAGTCTCTTTTTTTGAGCGCTCTGACACAGGCTGTAAGGTTTACAAGGAAAGAGATTCAGTCAGCTATTTATGTAGAGCATCCTAAGACTGTGTTTCCGGAAAATTTATTAGCGGAAATACCTAAATATGGTGATTTGTGGATGGTTGGGCGTACTATACGTGCCGGAGTGGCAAATGGCACACTATTAGTGCCTAAGAAGATATAA
- a CDS encoding pitrilysin family protein, whose product MSFRNMKYLLFLCATFMSVQVFAEITIKNWTHSSGAKVFLVETASIPMVDLQIDWGAGAVDVPVDKTGLASLTAAMLDKGAMVHGKVLSEAEISDRLADQGAVVSVMAGADRTSFKLRSLSDRKYLSPVIDLAASVLSAPVFDAKILNREKDLMISSIKEANLKPEVVLGKEFDRQLYGSHPLSRSATVQTVEKINISDVRDFYKKRFFAANSKITIVGNLNHVDADAIIDKLMKGLPVSSSQLKVVEPVKLLSAKPLADRVIKINHPSQQAHISMGLPMIARKDPDYFPLLLGNYILGGGGFVSRLMKEVREKRGLAYSVYSYVAPGKDIGPFVAGMQTKKEQSDLAVKVMTETITNFVTNGPTDEEIKSAKENLTNGFPLRIDSNKKILDNVASIAWNELPLDTLNTWTMQLNAVTKDQVIAAYKKHLDMNKIVTVVVGGQ is encoded by the coding sequence ATGAGCTTTAGAAATATGAAATACCTACTGTTTTTATGCGCTACTTTCATGAGCGTTCAGGTTTTTGCTGAAATAACCATAAAAAATTGGACGCATTCAAGTGGGGCCAAAGTTTTTCTTGTTGAGACAGCATCAATCCCTATGGTTGATTTACAAATTGATTGGGGCGCTGGTGCTGTAGATGTACCGGTAGATAAAACTGGATTAGCATCATTGACTGCTGCCATGTTGGATAAGGGCGCCATGGTTCATGGAAAAGTTTTGAGCGAGGCTGAAATATCAGATAGATTGGCGGATCAGGGTGCTGTTGTATCTGTTATGGCTGGCGCTGATAGAACAAGTTTTAAATTGCGGTCTTTAAGCGATCGAAAATATTTGTCGCCAGTAATTGATTTAGCTGCTTCAGTTTTAAGTGCACCTGTTTTTGATGCAAAAATCTTAAATCGAGAAAAAGATTTGATGATTAGTTCAATTAAGGAAGCCAACTTAAAACCAGAGGTTGTTTTGGGGAAAGAATTCGATCGTCAGCTTTACGGCTCTCACCCATTATCAAGATCTGCAACTGTTCAAACGGTTGAAAAAATAAATATTTCAGATGTCCGTGATTTTTATAAGAAGAGATTTTTTGCGGCCAATTCAAAGATTACTATTGTTGGAAATTTAAACCATGTTGATGCAGATGCCATTATCGATAAATTAATGAAAGGTTTGCCGGTTTCCTCCTCTCAGTTAAAGGTAGTTGAACCCGTTAAGCTTTTATCCGCAAAACCATTAGCGGACAGAGTTATTAAGATTAATCATCCTTCACAACAGGCCCACATCTCAATGGGGTTGCCGATGATTGCTAGAAAAGATCCAGATTATTTCCCGTTGTTATTAGGTAATTACATCTTAGGTGGCGGAGGGTTTGTTTCTAGGCTAATGAAAGAGGTTAGAGAAAAAAGAGGGCTAGCTTATAGCGTCTATAGCTATGTGGCCCCTGGAAAAGATATTGGGCCATTTGTGGCGGGGATGCAGACAAAAAAGGAGCAGTCAGATCTTGCGGTCAAAGTAATGACGGAGACCATTACTAATTTTGTTACTAATGGCCCTACTGATGAAGAGATTAAATCTGCAAAAGAAAATCTGACTAATGGTTTTCCATTAAGAATTGATAGCAACAAAAAAATATTAGATAACGTTGCTAGTATTGCTTGGAATGAGTTGCCGCTTGATACTTTGAATACTTGGACCATGCAATTGAATGCGGTTACTAAAGACCAAGTGATTGCTGCTTATAAAAAGCATCTTGATATGAATAAGATAGTAACGGTTGTTGTGGGTGGTCAATGA
- a CDS encoding pitrilysin family protein translates to MSILTTLAKNTPIFLWGVLFSFIANAETLKPLTHEFQLSNGMKVVVREDHRAPTVAHMVWYRAGSVDEVSGKTGVAHVLEHMMFKGTKNLAPGEFSKKVAEVGGRDNAFTSKDYTAYFQQIEKSHLEKMMALEADRMANLQITEEEFLKELQVVMEERRLRTDDQPQAIVNERLYAAAFENTPYRNPIIGWMTDLESMTYLDAKEWYENWYAPNNAVLVVAGDVSPEDVLRLAKKYYEPLRAKNLPIRKPQIEVNALGIKRIEVKVPAENPDLTMAWQVPKLNPNKLDVAEPYALQVLAAILDGHANSRMNRILVRDKRIADSVDASYGALGRGPQLFTLGASISKKSSPSMVESEIRNILKDIAVNGVTDVELNRVKTQLMAAQVYKKDSVFGQAMEIGVFEMNQISWKYADDYVAAIGKVNSSQIKEVINKYLRDDNLTIAFLNPQAMDLKKTTNQSAPLRLRH, encoded by the coding sequence ATGAGCATATTAACAACCCTAGCCAAAAATACCCCAATTTTTTTATGGGGCGTCTTATTTTCATTCATCGCGAATGCTGAAACATTAAAACCTTTAACGCATGAGTTTCAATTATCAAATGGCATGAAGGTGGTTGTTAGAGAAGATCATCGTGCGCCAACGGTTGCTCATATGGTTTGGTATCGGGCGGGCTCAGTCGATGAGGTGAGTGGTAAGACAGGCGTCGCTCATGTTTTAGAGCATATGATGTTTAAAGGAACGAAAAATCTTGCCCCTGGAGAATTTTCAAAAAAAGTTGCCGAGGTGGGTGGAAGAGATAATGCATTCACGAGCAAAGATTACACAGCTTATTTTCAGCAGATAGAAAAATCTCATTTAGAAAAAATGATGGCTTTAGAAGCAGATCGAATGGCGAATCTGCAAATAACTGAAGAAGAATTTCTAAAAGAACTCCAAGTGGTGATGGAGGAGCGCAGATTGAGGACTGATGACCAACCTCAGGCAATTGTTAATGAACGTTTATATGCGGCAGCTTTTGAAAATACGCCTTACAGAAATCCAATCATTGGTTGGATGACTGATTTAGAAAGTATGACTTATTTGGACGCAAAAGAATGGTACGAGAATTGGTATGCGCCTAATAATGCGGTACTTGTTGTTGCTGGAGATGTTAGCCCTGAAGATGTATTAAGGTTGGCAAAGAAATACTACGAACCTTTGCGAGCTAAGAATTTGCCTATCAGAAAACCGCAGATAGAAGTTAATGCGTTAGGTATAAAGAGAATAGAGGTGAAGGTGCCTGCTGAGAACCCTGATTTAACAATGGCTTGGCAGGTGCCTAAATTAAACCCTAATAAGTTAGATGTTGCTGAGCCATATGCTTTGCAAGTGTTGGCTGCCATATTAGATGGACATGCTAATTCACGCATGAATAGAATTTTAGTAAGAGATAAAAGAATAGCTGATTCCGTGGATGCATCTTATGGAGCGTTAGGTAGAGGCCCTCAGTTATTTACCTTAGGAGCTAGCATATCCAAAAAATCATCACCTTCCATGGTTGAGTCTGAAATTAGAAATATTCTTAAAGATATTGCAGTTAATGGCGTTACTGATGTGGAATTGAATCGTGTTAAGACCCAATTGATGGCTGCTCAAGTTTATAAAAAAGATTCAGTATTTGGCCAGGCTATGGAGATTGGTGTTTTTGAAATGAATCAGATTTCATGGAAATATGCTGATGATTATGTGGCGGCAATTGGAAAAGTTAACTCTAGTCAAATAAAAGAAGTAATTAATAAATACTTGAGAGATGACAATTTGACGATTGCTTTCCTTAACCCACAAGCAATGGATCTTAAAAAAACAACTAATCAATCTGCTCCATTGAGATTGAGGCATTGA